Proteins co-encoded in one Zootoca vivipara chromosome 3, rZooViv1.1, whole genome shotgun sequence genomic window:
- the MFSD4B gene encoding sodium-dependent glucose transporter 1 isoform X1: MAGAAERKKQVRFARLEEEDEGGGGGSRYEADSELMAAAPPSEEPLGGSAARLALPPLVVVAEGGSGGRRSRAGGGGDSAAKREAAVAAAPRRALKWCTSAALCAAFLGLGMAIAILGPTFEDLAANVNKNVSQISYIFVGRSSGYFGGSLIGGILFDCMNAQLLLGFSMLGTALGLYVIPWCNKALLLTFMMSVIGFAMGVLDTGGNVLALDTWGAEAGPHMQALHFSFALGAFVAPILAKMALGGSAIDSPVLLGGNVDNQSVVNSLPAATPVLKLHLSLNFMWSYVVIGSYLLLVALFFLVLCLKSSPVRDRTKFSTQKYEIAKYHRAVICLLSVFFFWYVGAEVTYGSYIFTYAKTFAGMKEHEAAGLNSLFWGSFAACRGLAICFAACSYPGTMILLSVIGSTLSCLFLALFSTYPISLWLGSAVYGASMATIFPSGISWIEQYTTIQGKSAALFVMGAALGEMCIPAVVGFLQGHFPAIPVLMYSALGAATMTSVLFPVMYKLATSPCDAKLKGAGDGELQEALLSHSHLEEEEEDDDGREWNEVDFEVIEMNDTMRNSVIETSKKIEGESTPATSGHPSSRNIFNSSPQLTLGSPKQKNSSKND, translated from the exons ATGGCGGGCGCTGCCGAGAGGAAGAAGCAGGTTCGCTTCGCTCgtctggaggaggaggatgaaggcggaggaggaggaagccgctaCGAGGCAGATAGTGAGTTGATGGCGGCGGCGCCGCCTTCGGAGGAGCCCCTCGGGGGCTCTGCTGCGCGGCTCGCCCTTCCGCCGCTGGTCGTGGTGGCcgagggcggcagcggcggccgaAGAAGCCGGGCTGGAGGCGGCGGCGACAGTGCGGCGAAGCGGGAAGCGGCTGTGGCGGCGGCTCCGCGGCGGGCGCTAAAATGGTGCACATCGGCGGCTCTTTGCGCCGCTTTCCTGGGCCTG ggtATGGCCATTGCTATCCTAGGGCCCACATTTGAAGACCTGGCTGCAAATGTGAACAAAAATGTCAGTCAAATTTCTTATATTTTTGTGGGCCGTTCATCGGGGTACTTTGGTGGTTCTCTGATTGGCGGTATACTTTTTGATTGCATGAATGCCCAACTTCTCTTGG GATTTTCTATGCTGGGTACAGCTCTGGGTCTTTATGTCATCCCCTGGTGCAATAAAGCACTTCTGTTAACATTCATGATGTCTGTCATTGGGTTTGCAATGGGAGTCCTTGATACAG GTGGCAATGTTCTTGCCTTGGACACATGGGGAGCAGAGGCCGGTCCGCATATGCAGGCCTTACACTTCAGTTTTGCTCTGGGTGCTTTTGTGGCTCCCATCCTGGCCAAGATGGCGCTAGGTGGCTCCGCTATTGATTCTCCGGTTCTGTTGGGTGGTAATGTTGACAATCAGTCTGTCGTGAATTCTCTTCCTGCTGCTACACCAGTCCTGAAGCTGCATTTAAGCTTGAACTTTATGTGGTCTTATGTTGTTATAGGCAGTTATCTTTTGCTTGTTGCATTGTTTTTCCTTGTTTTGTGTTTGAAGAGCAGTCCCGTCCGCGACAGGACAAAGTTTTCCACACAGAAATACGAGATTGCTAAATACCACCGTGCCGTCATATGTCTCCTCTCTGTGTTCTTTTTCTGGTATGTAGGGGCAGAGGTCACTTATGGTTCTTACATTTTTACCTATGCAAAAACCTTTGCTGGCATGAAGGAACATGAAGCAGCTGGGTTGAATTCCCTCTTTTGGGGATCATTTGCAGCTTGCAGGGGACTGGCAATCTGTTTTGCTGCTTGCTCTTACCCTGGAACTATGATCCTTCTGAGTGTCATAGGTTCCACTCTGTCATGCCTATTCCTGGCACTGTTTAGTACATACCCAATCTCTCTGTGGCTTGGCTCTGCAGTGTATGGAGCGTCCATGGCGACTATCTTCCCTAGCGGCATTTCCTGGATTGAGCAGTATACAACCATCCAAGGGAAATCTGCAGCATTATTTGTAATGGGTGCAGCTCTGGGGGAAATGTGTATTCCTGCAGTGGTTGGCTTCCTTCAAGGACACTTTCCTGCTATCCCTGTGCTCATGTATTCTGCATTGGGAGCAGCAACCATGACATCAGTGCTGTTCCCCGTGATGTATAAATTAGCTACATCACCCTGTGATGCTAAACTGAAGGGTGCTGGAGATGGTGAGCTCCAGGAAGCCTTATTATCCCATTCTCatcttgaggaggaggaggaggatgatgatGGCAGAGAATGGAATGAAGTAGACTTTGAAGTAATTGAGATGAATGACACTATGAGGAACTCTGTCATAGAAACATCCAAGAAGATCGAAGGGGAATCAACACCTGCCACCTCTGGTCACCCTTCTTCAAGaaacatttttaattcttctccTCAGCTTACTCTCGGCTCCCCAAAACAAAAGAATTCTAGTAAGAATGACTAA
- the MFSD4B gene encoding sodium-dependent glucose transporter 1 isoform X3, which translates to MRKNKYTQGMAIAILGPTFEDLAANVNKNVSQISYIFVGRSSGYFGGSLIGGILFDCMNAQLLLGFSMLGTALGLYVIPWCNKALLLTFMMSVIGFAMGVLDTGGNVLALDTWGAEAGPHMQALHFSFALGAFVAPILAKMALGGSAIDSPVLLGGNVDNQSVVNSLPAATPVLKLHLSLNFMWSYVVIGSYLLLVALFFLVLCLKSSPVRDRTKFSTQKYEIAKYHRAVICLLSVFFFWYVGAEVTYGSYIFTYAKTFAGMKEHEAAGLNSLFWGSFAACRGLAICFAACSYPGTMILLSVIGSTLSCLFLALFSTYPISLWLGSAVYGASMATIFPSGISWIEQYTTIQGKSAALFVMGAALGEMCIPAVVGFLQGHFPAIPVLMYSALGAATMTSVLFPVMYKLATSPCDAKLKGAGDGELQEALLSHSHLEEEEEDDDGREWNEVDFEVIEMNDTMRNSVIETSKKIEGESTPATSGHPSSRNIFNSSPQLTLGSPKQKNSSKND; encoded by the exons ATGCGTAAAAACAAGTACAcacag ggtATGGCCATTGCTATCCTAGGGCCCACATTTGAAGACCTGGCTGCAAATGTGAACAAAAATGTCAGTCAAATTTCTTATATTTTTGTGGGCCGTTCATCGGGGTACTTTGGTGGTTCTCTGATTGGCGGTATACTTTTTGATTGCATGAATGCCCAACTTCTCTTGG GATTTTCTATGCTGGGTACAGCTCTGGGTCTTTATGTCATCCCCTGGTGCAATAAAGCACTTCTGTTAACATTCATGATGTCTGTCATTGGGTTTGCAATGGGAGTCCTTGATACAG GTGGCAATGTTCTTGCCTTGGACACATGGGGAGCAGAGGCCGGTCCGCATATGCAGGCCTTACACTTCAGTTTTGCTCTGGGTGCTTTTGTGGCTCCCATCCTGGCCAAGATGGCGCTAGGTGGCTCCGCTATTGATTCTCCGGTTCTGTTGGGTGGTAATGTTGACAATCAGTCTGTCGTGAATTCTCTTCCTGCTGCTACACCAGTCCTGAAGCTGCATTTAAGCTTGAACTTTATGTGGTCTTATGTTGTTATAGGCAGTTATCTTTTGCTTGTTGCATTGTTTTTCCTTGTTTTGTGTTTGAAGAGCAGTCCCGTCCGCGACAGGACAAAGTTTTCCACACAGAAATACGAGATTGCTAAATACCACCGTGCCGTCATATGTCTCCTCTCTGTGTTCTTTTTCTGGTATGTAGGGGCAGAGGTCACTTATGGTTCTTACATTTTTACCTATGCAAAAACCTTTGCTGGCATGAAGGAACATGAAGCAGCTGGGTTGAATTCCCTCTTTTGGGGATCATTTGCAGCTTGCAGGGGACTGGCAATCTGTTTTGCTGCTTGCTCTTACCCTGGAACTATGATCCTTCTGAGTGTCATAGGTTCCACTCTGTCATGCCTATTCCTGGCACTGTTTAGTACATACCCAATCTCTCTGTGGCTTGGCTCTGCAGTGTATGGAGCGTCCATGGCGACTATCTTCCCTAGCGGCATTTCCTGGATTGAGCAGTATACAACCATCCAAGGGAAATCTGCAGCATTATTTGTAATGGGTGCAGCTCTGGGGGAAATGTGTATTCCTGCAGTGGTTGGCTTCCTTCAAGGACACTTTCCTGCTATCCCTGTGCTCATGTATTCTGCATTGGGAGCAGCAACCATGACATCAGTGCTGTTCCCCGTGATGTATAAATTAGCTACATCACCCTGTGATGCTAAACTGAAGGGTGCTGGAGATGGTGAGCTCCAGGAAGCCTTATTATCCCATTCTCatcttgaggaggaggaggaggatgatgatGGCAGAGAATGGAATGAAGTAGACTTTGAAGTAATTGAGATGAATGACACTATGAGGAACTCTGTCATAGAAACATCCAAGAAGATCGAAGGGGAATCAACACCTGCCACCTCTGGTCACCCTTCTTCAAGaaacatttttaattcttctccTCAGCTTACTCTCGGCTCCCCAAAACAAAAGAATTCTAGTAAGAATGACTAA
- the MFSD4B gene encoding sodium-dependent glucose transporter 1 isoform X2 produces MPSLLITESMFDLHFTLIFIYFQGMAIAILGPTFEDLAANVNKNVSQISYIFVGRSSGYFGGSLIGGILFDCMNAQLLLGFSMLGTALGLYVIPWCNKALLLTFMMSVIGFAMGVLDTGGNVLALDTWGAEAGPHMQALHFSFALGAFVAPILAKMALGGSAIDSPVLLGGNVDNQSVVNSLPAATPVLKLHLSLNFMWSYVVIGSYLLLVALFFLVLCLKSSPVRDRTKFSTQKYEIAKYHRAVICLLSVFFFWYVGAEVTYGSYIFTYAKTFAGMKEHEAAGLNSLFWGSFAACRGLAICFAACSYPGTMILLSVIGSTLSCLFLALFSTYPISLWLGSAVYGASMATIFPSGISWIEQYTTIQGKSAALFVMGAALGEMCIPAVVGFLQGHFPAIPVLMYSALGAATMTSVLFPVMYKLATSPCDAKLKGAGDGELQEALLSHSHLEEEEEDDDGREWNEVDFEVIEMNDTMRNSVIETSKKIEGESTPATSGHPSSRNIFNSSPQLTLGSPKQKNSSKND; encoded by the exons atgccaAGTTTATTAATAACAGAAAGTATGTTTGATTTGCACTTCacattgatatttatttatttccagggtATGGCCATTGCTATCCTAGGGCCCACATTTGAAGACCTGGCTGCAAATGTGAACAAAAATGTCAGTCAAATTTCTTATATTTTTGTGGGCCGTTCATCGGGGTACTTTGGTGGTTCTCTGATTGGCGGTATACTTTTTGATTGCATGAATGCCCAACTTCTCTTGG GATTTTCTATGCTGGGTACAGCTCTGGGTCTTTATGTCATCCCCTGGTGCAATAAAGCACTTCTGTTAACATTCATGATGTCTGTCATTGGGTTTGCAATGGGAGTCCTTGATACAG GTGGCAATGTTCTTGCCTTGGACACATGGGGAGCAGAGGCCGGTCCGCATATGCAGGCCTTACACTTCAGTTTTGCTCTGGGTGCTTTTGTGGCTCCCATCCTGGCCAAGATGGCGCTAGGTGGCTCCGCTATTGATTCTCCGGTTCTGTTGGGTGGTAATGTTGACAATCAGTCTGTCGTGAATTCTCTTCCTGCTGCTACACCAGTCCTGAAGCTGCATTTAAGCTTGAACTTTATGTGGTCTTATGTTGTTATAGGCAGTTATCTTTTGCTTGTTGCATTGTTTTTCCTTGTTTTGTGTTTGAAGAGCAGTCCCGTCCGCGACAGGACAAAGTTTTCCACACAGAAATACGAGATTGCTAAATACCACCGTGCCGTCATATGTCTCCTCTCTGTGTTCTTTTTCTGGTATGTAGGGGCAGAGGTCACTTATGGTTCTTACATTTTTACCTATGCAAAAACCTTTGCTGGCATGAAGGAACATGAAGCAGCTGGGTTGAATTCCCTCTTTTGGGGATCATTTGCAGCTTGCAGGGGACTGGCAATCTGTTTTGCTGCTTGCTCTTACCCTGGAACTATGATCCTTCTGAGTGTCATAGGTTCCACTCTGTCATGCCTATTCCTGGCACTGTTTAGTACATACCCAATCTCTCTGTGGCTTGGCTCTGCAGTGTATGGAGCGTCCATGGCGACTATCTTCCCTAGCGGCATTTCCTGGATTGAGCAGTATACAACCATCCAAGGGAAATCTGCAGCATTATTTGTAATGGGTGCAGCTCTGGGGGAAATGTGTATTCCTGCAGTGGTTGGCTTCCTTCAAGGACACTTTCCTGCTATCCCTGTGCTCATGTATTCTGCATTGGGAGCAGCAACCATGACATCAGTGCTGTTCCCCGTGATGTATAAATTAGCTACATCACCCTGTGATGCTAAACTGAAGGGTGCTGGAGATGGTGAGCTCCAGGAAGCCTTATTATCCCATTCTCatcttgaggaggaggaggaggatgatgatGGCAGAGAATGGAATGAAGTAGACTTTGAAGTAATTGAGATGAATGACACTATGAGGAACTCTGTCATAGAAACATCCAAGAAGATCGAAGGGGAATCAACACCTGCCACCTCTGGTCACCCTTCTTCAAGaaacatttttaattcttctccTCAGCTTACTCTCGGCTCCCCAAAACAAAAGAATTCTAGTAAGAATGACTAA